One Pocillopora verrucosa isolate sample1 chromosome 10, ASM3666991v2, whole genome shotgun sequence genomic window carries:
- the LOC131787103 gene encoding centrosomal protein of 70 kDa isoform X5, whose protein sequence is MNTRVESELLSLSGSYWNPYGVMADWGAINRRLMHHGYQPVMVFPSGQLQESHGAAVALEELSSKNLQNTLDKLMTESDRRQSMVQELISSSTRIQRDADEERERVYRHEMEIRDLKRKLEEEKLKVQEMEGVRLMELQRHGKEVQELKRTKTELVALQMQLQQKIAQREEEITILRHTCQGLDNVDVKRLDIENDVRGHSWKQSAEKRTAPDQKFSDVIDSYESKIFEMQQELKKLKKEMDSKTLSHVGSQSPTESELTAGSEVPPSYVDINTSTSKDRKTERKIQKEEKVQSTEKQLKECKMLIKLLESENTQLKLELESRPKFSDWKKVQKYNKQLERLLAQNNLSPPHKKHKDGRSKMDDVTSLKKRYSKHVEDLDFMPIDACRKHLKEVCSGLRVTDLRDITEKINSLNIIAENHLPMEKIMQDIMDIIKSKDTPNISVEILHQNGASHKSHCEKAWQCIVPTLNLWLTQLTGLQDLQGPINQLSFNLMPWKSNTLFEEDDTRPLTVQRIKEALEFLCLETRVSPSEIQTHTAEEISLDHLKSIVAHFQKLFDLNTVSGVFTRMNELYMRLGETCNAMNNMREFLGLDPTCKTSDVVNAVSKLSKARHLLKVEDLPNIMKRLDQYDEFYPAFQSMISELKKLLRVQDMDEIVTAVTALIKFPPY, encoded by the exons ATGAATACG AGAGTAGAAAGTGAGCTCCTCAGCCTCAGTGGATCTTACTGGAATCCTTACG GTGTGATGGCTGATTGGGGTGCAATCAACCGTAGGCTTATGCATCATGGTTATCAACCTGTCATGGTGTTTCCATCTGGTCAATTGCAAGAAAGTCATGGAG CAGCTGTTGCTTTAGAGGAGCTTTCATCCAAGAATTTACAGAACACTTTGGACAAGTTGATGACTGAGAGTGACCGAAGGCAGTCAATGGTGCAGGAGCTAATCAGCTCTTCAACCAGAATTCA GAGAGATGCCGATGAAGAAAGGGAAAGGGTTTATCGTCATGAAATGGAG ATCAGGgatctaaaaagaaaactggaagaAGAAAAGCTTAAAGTTCAG GAAATGGAGGGAGTTCGATTAATGGAACTTCAACGTCATGGAAAAGAAGTACAAGaactaaaaagaacaaaaactgaACTTGTGGCTTTGCAGATGCAGCTACAACAGAAAATTGCTCAAAGGGAGGAGGAAATCACAATTCTTCGGCACACATGTCAAGGTCTTGACAATGTG GACGTTAAAAGACTTGACATAGAAAATGATGTTAGGGGACACTCCTGGAAACAGTCAGCAGAGAAGAGAACTGCACCAGATCAAAA GTTTTCGGATGTAATTGACAGCTATGAATCAAAGATCTTTGAAATGCAGCAGGAacttaaaaagttgaaaaaagaaatggatagTAAGACTCTGTCTCATGTTGGAAGTCAAAGCCCTACTGAAAGTGAGTTGACTGCAGGAAGTGAAGTACCTCCATCATATGTAGACATCAATACTTCAACCAGTAAGGATAGAAAGACTGAACGTAAAAtacagaaagaagaaaaggtaCAG TCTACAGAGAAGCAGCTCAAAGAGTGTAAGATGTTGATCAAACTTCTTGAGAGTGAAAACACCCAACTCAAACTTGAGCTGGAATCCAG ACCTAAATTCAGTGATTGGAAGAAAGTGCAAAAATACAATAAACAGCTCGAAAGACTTCTAGCTCAAAATAACCTGAG TCCACCTCACAAAAAACACAAGGATGGAAGGTCTAAAATGGATGATGTgacttctttgaaaaaaagatacaGCAAACAT GTAGAAGATCTTGATTTTATGCCCATTGATGCATGCCGAAAACATTTGAAG GAAGTGTGTTCTGGGCTAAGAGTCACTGACCTCAGAGATattacagagaaaataaacTCGCTGAATATCATTGCAGAGAATCATTTACCCATGGAAAAG ATCATGCAAGACATCATGGATATTATTAAATCAAAGGATACCCCTAACATATCAGTTGAAATTCTGCACCAAAATGGTGCTTCACATAAATCCCACTGTGAAAAGGCATGGCAGTGTATTGTTCCAACTCTGAACCTCTGGCTTACACAACTTACAGGACTTCAA GATCTTCAGGGACCAATCAATCAACTGTCATTTAACTTGATGCCATGGAAATCAAACACATTGTTTGAGGAGGACGATACCAGACCTTTAACAGTACAGAGAATCAAAGAGGCACTTGAGTTTCTTTGCCTTGAAACTAGAGTCAGCCCAAGTGAGATACAGACTCACACTGCAGAAGAAATATCACTGGATCATCTAAAAAGCATTGTTGCTCACTTTCAGAAGCTGTTTGACTTAAACACTGTCAGTGGAGTATTTACACGAATGAATGAGCTCTATATGCGGCTTGGAGAAACATGCAATGCAATGAATAATATGCGAGAATTTCTTGGCTTAG ATCCAACTTGCAAAACTTCTGATGTAGTGAATGCAGTTTCTAAACTGAGTAAAGCTAGACATCTCTTGAAAGTCGAGGACCTTCCTAA CATTATGAAACGCTTGGATCAGTATGATGAGTTCTACCCAGCTTTCCAATCAATGATTTCTGAGTTGAAAAAGCTGTTGA GAGTTCAAGACATGGATGAAATTGTCACAGCTGTAACAGCACTCATCAAGTTTCCACCCTATTGA
- the LOC131787103 gene encoding centrosomal protein of 70 kDa isoform X4, producing the protein MSMNFVCGRYFPEVTTFSCTKAGVMADWGAINRRLMHHGYQPVMVFPSGQLQESHGAAVALEELSSKNLQNTLDKLMTESDRRQSMVQELISSSTRIQRDADEERERVYRHEMEIRDLKRKLEEEKLKVQEMEGVRLMELQRHGKEVQELKRTKTELVALQMQLQQKIAQREEEITILRHTCQGLDNVDVKRLDIENDVRGHSWKQSAEKRTAPDQKFSDVIDSYESKIFEMQQELKKLKKEMDSKTLSHVGSQSPTESELTAGSEVPPSYVDINTSTSKDRKTERKIQKEEKVQSTEKQLKECKMLIKLLESENTQLKLELESRPKFSDWKKVQKYNKQLERLLAQNNLSPPHKKHKDGRSKMDDVTSLKKRYSKHVEDLDFMPIDACRKHLKEVCSGLRVTDLRDITEKINSLNIIAENHLPMEKIMQDIMDIIKSKDTPNISVEILHQNGASHKSHCEKAWQCIVPTLNLWLTQLTGLQDLQGPINQLSFNLMPWKSNTLFEEDDTRPLTVQRIKEALEFLCLETRVSPSEIQTHTAEEISLDHLKSIVAHFQKLFDLNTVSGVFTRMNELYMRLGETCNAMNNMREFLGLDPTCKTSDVVNAVSKLSKARHLLKVEDLPNIMKRLDQYDEFYPAFQSMISELKKLLRVQDMDEIVTAVTALIKFPPY; encoded by the exons ATGAGTATGAATTTTGTGTGTGGGAGATATTTTCCTGAAGTGACCACTTTTTCCTGCACTAAG GCAGGTGTGATGGCTGATTGGGGTGCAATCAACCGTAGGCTTATGCATCATGGTTATCAACCTGTCATGGTGTTTCCATCTGGTCAATTGCAAGAAAGTCATGGAG CAGCTGTTGCTTTAGAGGAGCTTTCATCCAAGAATTTACAGAACACTTTGGACAAGTTGATGACTGAGAGTGACCGAAGGCAGTCAATGGTGCAGGAGCTAATCAGCTCTTCAACCAGAATTCA GAGAGATGCCGATGAAGAAAGGGAAAGGGTTTATCGTCATGAAATGGAG ATCAGGgatctaaaaagaaaactggaagaAGAAAAGCTTAAAGTTCAG GAAATGGAGGGAGTTCGATTAATGGAACTTCAACGTCATGGAAAAGAAGTACAAGaactaaaaagaacaaaaactgaACTTGTGGCTTTGCAGATGCAGCTACAACAGAAAATTGCTCAAAGGGAGGAGGAAATCACAATTCTTCGGCACACATGTCAAGGTCTTGACAATGTG GACGTTAAAAGACTTGACATAGAAAATGATGTTAGGGGACACTCCTGGAAACAGTCAGCAGAGAAGAGAACTGCACCAGATCAAAA GTTTTCGGATGTAATTGACAGCTATGAATCAAAGATCTTTGAAATGCAGCAGGAacttaaaaagttgaaaaaagaaatggatagTAAGACTCTGTCTCATGTTGGAAGTCAAAGCCCTACTGAAAGTGAGTTGACTGCAGGAAGTGAAGTACCTCCATCATATGTAGACATCAATACTTCAACCAGTAAGGATAGAAAGACTGAACGTAAAAtacagaaagaagaaaaggtaCAG TCTACAGAGAAGCAGCTCAAAGAGTGTAAGATGTTGATCAAACTTCTTGAGAGTGAAAACACCCAACTCAAACTTGAGCTGGAATCCAG ACCTAAATTCAGTGATTGGAAGAAAGTGCAAAAATACAATAAACAGCTCGAAAGACTTCTAGCTCAAAATAACCTGAG TCCACCTCACAAAAAACACAAGGATGGAAGGTCTAAAATGGATGATGTgacttctttgaaaaaaagatacaGCAAACAT GTAGAAGATCTTGATTTTATGCCCATTGATGCATGCCGAAAACATTTGAAG GAAGTGTGTTCTGGGCTAAGAGTCACTGACCTCAGAGATattacagagaaaataaacTCGCTGAATATCATTGCAGAGAATCATTTACCCATGGAAAAG ATCATGCAAGACATCATGGATATTATTAAATCAAAGGATACCCCTAACATATCAGTTGAAATTCTGCACCAAAATGGTGCTTCACATAAATCCCACTGTGAAAAGGCATGGCAGTGTATTGTTCCAACTCTGAACCTCTGGCTTACACAACTTACAGGACTTCAA GATCTTCAGGGACCAATCAATCAACTGTCATTTAACTTGATGCCATGGAAATCAAACACATTGTTTGAGGAGGACGATACCAGACCTTTAACAGTACAGAGAATCAAAGAGGCACTTGAGTTTCTTTGCCTTGAAACTAGAGTCAGCCCAAGTGAGATACAGACTCACACTGCAGAAGAAATATCACTGGATCATCTAAAAAGCATTGTTGCTCACTTTCAGAAGCTGTTTGACTTAAACACTGTCAGTGGAGTATTTACACGAATGAATGAGCTCTATATGCGGCTTGGAGAAACATGCAATGCAATGAATAATATGCGAGAATTTCTTGGCTTAG ATCCAACTTGCAAAACTTCTGATGTAGTGAATGCAGTTTCTAAACTGAGTAAAGCTAGACATCTCTTGAAAGTCGAGGACCTTCCTAA CATTATGAAACGCTTGGATCAGTATGATGAGTTCTACCCAGCTTTCCAATCAATGATTTCTGAGTTGAAAAAGCTGTTGA GAGTTCAAGACATGGATGAAATTGTCACAGCTGTAACAGCACTCATCAAGTTTCCACCCTATTGA
- the LOC131787103 gene encoding centrosomal protein of 70 kDa isoform X8, translating to MNTRVESELLSLSGSYWNPYDHGRSEDDSPKTAGVMADWGAINRRLMHHGYQPVMVFPSGQLQESHGAAVALEELSSKNLQNTLDKLMTESDRRQSMVQELISSSTRIQRDADEERERVYRHEMEIRDLKRKLEEEKLKVQMQLQQKIAQREEEITILRHTCQGLDNVDVKRLDIENDVRGHSWKQSAEKRTAPDQKFSDVIDSYESKIFEMQQELKKLKKEMDSKTLSHVGSQSPTESELTAGSEVPPSYVDINTSTSKDRKTERKIQKEEKVQSTEKQLKECKMLIKLLESENTQLKLELESRPKFSDWKKVQKYNKQLERLLAQNNLSPPHKKHKDGRSKMDDVTSLKKRYSKHVEDLDFMPIDACRKHLKEVCSGLRVTDLRDITEKINSLNIIAENHLPMEKIMQDIMDIIKSKDTPNISVEILHQNGASHKSHCEKAWQCIVPTLNLWLTQLTGLQDLQGPINQLSFNLMPWKSNTLFEEDDTRPLTVQRIKEALEFLCLETRVSPSEIQTHTAEEISLDHLKSIVAHFQKLFDLNTVSGVFTRMNELYMRLGETCNAMNNMREFLGLDPTCKTSDVVNAVSKLSKARHLLKVEDLPNIMKRLDQYDEFYPAFQSMISELKKLLRVQDMDEIVTAVTALIKFPPY from the exons ATGAATACG AGAGTAGAAAGTGAGCTCCTCAGCCTCAGTGGATCTTACTGGAATCCTTACG ATCATGGAAGGAGTGAGGATGACAGTCCAAAGACA GCAGGTGTGATGGCTGATTGGGGTGCAATCAACCGTAGGCTTATGCATCATGGTTATCAACCTGTCATGGTGTTTCCATCTGGTCAATTGCAAGAAAGTCATGGAG CAGCTGTTGCTTTAGAGGAGCTTTCATCCAAGAATTTACAGAACACTTTGGACAAGTTGATGACTGAGAGTGACCGAAGGCAGTCAATGGTGCAGGAGCTAATCAGCTCTTCAACCAGAATTCA GAGAGATGCCGATGAAGAAAGGGAAAGGGTTTATCGTCATGAAATGGAG ATCAGGgatctaaaaagaaaactggaagaAGAAAAGCTTAAAGTTCAG ATGCAGCTACAACAGAAAATTGCTCAAAGGGAGGAGGAAATCACAATTCTTCGGCACACATGTCAAGGTCTTGACAATGTG GACGTTAAAAGACTTGACATAGAAAATGATGTTAGGGGACACTCCTGGAAACAGTCAGCAGAGAAGAGAACTGCACCAGATCAAAA GTTTTCGGATGTAATTGACAGCTATGAATCAAAGATCTTTGAAATGCAGCAGGAacttaaaaagttgaaaaaagaaatggatagTAAGACTCTGTCTCATGTTGGAAGTCAAAGCCCTACTGAAAGTGAGTTGACTGCAGGAAGTGAAGTACCTCCATCATATGTAGACATCAATACTTCAACCAGTAAGGATAGAAAGACTGAACGTAAAAtacagaaagaagaaaaggtaCAG TCTACAGAGAAGCAGCTCAAAGAGTGTAAGATGTTGATCAAACTTCTTGAGAGTGAAAACACCCAACTCAAACTTGAGCTGGAATCCAG ACCTAAATTCAGTGATTGGAAGAAAGTGCAAAAATACAATAAACAGCTCGAAAGACTTCTAGCTCAAAATAACCTGAG TCCACCTCACAAAAAACACAAGGATGGAAGGTCTAAAATGGATGATGTgacttctttgaaaaaaagatacaGCAAACAT GTAGAAGATCTTGATTTTATGCCCATTGATGCATGCCGAAAACATTTGAAG GAAGTGTGTTCTGGGCTAAGAGTCACTGACCTCAGAGATattacagagaaaataaacTCGCTGAATATCATTGCAGAGAATCATTTACCCATGGAAAAG ATCATGCAAGACATCATGGATATTATTAAATCAAAGGATACCCCTAACATATCAGTTGAAATTCTGCACCAAAATGGTGCTTCACATAAATCCCACTGTGAAAAGGCATGGCAGTGTATTGTTCCAACTCTGAACCTCTGGCTTACACAACTTACAGGACTTCAA GATCTTCAGGGACCAATCAATCAACTGTCATTTAACTTGATGCCATGGAAATCAAACACATTGTTTGAGGAGGACGATACCAGACCTTTAACAGTACAGAGAATCAAAGAGGCACTTGAGTTTCTTTGCCTTGAAACTAGAGTCAGCCCAAGTGAGATACAGACTCACACTGCAGAAGAAATATCACTGGATCATCTAAAAAGCATTGTTGCTCACTTTCAGAAGCTGTTTGACTTAAACACTGTCAGTGGAGTATTTACACGAATGAATGAGCTCTATATGCGGCTTGGAGAAACATGCAATGCAATGAATAATATGCGAGAATTTCTTGGCTTAG ATCCAACTTGCAAAACTTCTGATGTAGTGAATGCAGTTTCTAAACTGAGTAAAGCTAGACATCTCTTGAAAGTCGAGGACCTTCCTAA CATTATGAAACGCTTGGATCAGTATGATGAGTTCTACCCAGCTTTCCAATCAATGATTTCTGAGTTGAAAAAGCTGTTGA GAGTTCAAGACATGGATGAAATTGTCACAGCTGTAACAGCACTCATCAAGTTTCCACCCTATTGA
- the LOC131787103 gene encoding centrosomal protein of 70 kDa isoform X7, translating into MNTRVESELLSLSGSYWNPYDHGRSEDDSPKTAGVMADWGAINRRLMHHGYQPVMVFPSGQLQESHGAAVALEELSSKNLQNTLDKLMTESDRRQSMVQELISSSTRIQRDADEERERVYRHEMEIRDLKRKLEEEKLKVQEMEGVRLMELQRHGKEVQELKRTKTELVALQMQLQQKIAQREEEITILRHTCQGLDNVDVKRLDIENDVRGHSWKQSAEKRTAPDQKFSDVIDSYESKIFEMQQELKKLKKEMDSKTLSHVGSQSPTESELTAGSEVPPSYVDINTSTSKDRKTERKIQKEEKSTEKQLKECKMLIKLLESENTQLKLELESSPPHKKHKDGRSKMDDVTSLKKRYSKHVEDLDFMPIDACRKHLKEVCSGLRVTDLRDITEKINSLNIIAENHLPMEKIMQDIMDIIKSKDTPNISVEILHQNGASHKSHCEKAWQCIVPTLNLWLTQLTGLQDLQGPINQLSFNLMPWKSNTLFEEDDTRPLTVQRIKEALEFLCLETRVSPSEIQTHTAEEISLDHLKSIVAHFQKLFDLNTVSGVFTRMNELYMRLGETCNAMNNMREFLGLDPTCKTSDVVNAVSKLSKARHLLKVEDLPNIMKRLDQYDEFYPAFQSMISELKKLLRVQDMDEIVTAVTALIKFPPY; encoded by the exons ATGAATACG AGAGTAGAAAGTGAGCTCCTCAGCCTCAGTGGATCTTACTGGAATCCTTACG ATCATGGAAGGAGTGAGGATGACAGTCCAAAGACA GCAGGTGTGATGGCTGATTGGGGTGCAATCAACCGTAGGCTTATGCATCATGGTTATCAACCTGTCATGGTGTTTCCATCTGGTCAATTGCAAGAAAGTCATGGAG CAGCTGTTGCTTTAGAGGAGCTTTCATCCAAGAATTTACAGAACACTTTGGACAAGTTGATGACTGAGAGTGACCGAAGGCAGTCAATGGTGCAGGAGCTAATCAGCTCTTCAACCAGAATTCA GAGAGATGCCGATGAAGAAAGGGAAAGGGTTTATCGTCATGAAATGGAG ATCAGGgatctaaaaagaaaactggaagaAGAAAAGCTTAAAGTTCAG GAAATGGAGGGAGTTCGATTAATGGAACTTCAACGTCATGGAAAAGAAGTACAAGaactaaaaagaacaaaaactgaACTTGTGGCTTTGCAGATGCAGCTACAACAGAAAATTGCTCAAAGGGAGGAGGAAATCACAATTCTTCGGCACACATGTCAAGGTCTTGACAATGTG GACGTTAAAAGACTTGACATAGAAAATGATGTTAGGGGACACTCCTGGAAACAGTCAGCAGAGAAGAGAACTGCACCAGATCAAAA GTTTTCGGATGTAATTGACAGCTATGAATCAAAGATCTTTGAAATGCAGCAGGAacttaaaaagttgaaaaaagaaatggatagTAAGACTCTGTCTCATGTTGGAAGTCAAAGCCCTACTGAAAGTGAGTTGACTGCAGGAAGTGAAGTACCTCCATCATATGTAGACATCAATACTTCAACCAGTAAGGATAGAAAGACTGAACGTAAAAtacagaaagaagaaaag TCTACAGAGAAGCAGCTCAAAGAGTGTAAGATGTTGATCAAACTTCTTGAGAGTGAAAACACCCAACTCAAACTTGAGCTGGAATCCAG TCCACCTCACAAAAAACACAAGGATGGAAGGTCTAAAATGGATGATGTgacttctttgaaaaaaagatacaGCAAACAT GTAGAAGATCTTGATTTTATGCCCATTGATGCATGCCGAAAACATTTGAAG GAAGTGTGTTCTGGGCTAAGAGTCACTGACCTCAGAGATattacagagaaaataaacTCGCTGAATATCATTGCAGAGAATCATTTACCCATGGAAAAG ATCATGCAAGACATCATGGATATTATTAAATCAAAGGATACCCCTAACATATCAGTTGAAATTCTGCACCAAAATGGTGCTTCACATAAATCCCACTGTGAAAAGGCATGGCAGTGTATTGTTCCAACTCTGAACCTCTGGCTTACACAACTTACAGGACTTCAA GATCTTCAGGGACCAATCAATCAACTGTCATTTAACTTGATGCCATGGAAATCAAACACATTGTTTGAGGAGGACGATACCAGACCTTTAACAGTACAGAGAATCAAAGAGGCACTTGAGTTTCTTTGCCTTGAAACTAGAGTCAGCCCAAGTGAGATACAGACTCACACTGCAGAAGAAATATCACTGGATCATCTAAAAAGCATTGTTGCTCACTTTCAGAAGCTGTTTGACTTAAACACTGTCAGTGGAGTATTTACACGAATGAATGAGCTCTATATGCGGCTTGGAGAAACATGCAATGCAATGAATAATATGCGAGAATTTCTTGGCTTAG ATCCAACTTGCAAAACTTCTGATGTAGTGAATGCAGTTTCTAAACTGAGTAAAGCTAGACATCTCTTGAAAGTCGAGGACCTTCCTAA CATTATGAAACGCTTGGATCAGTATGATGAGTTCTACCCAGCTTTCCAATCAATGATTTCTGAGTTGAAAAAGCTGTTGA GAGTTCAAGACATGGATGAAATTGTCACAGCTGTAACAGCACTCATCAAGTTTCCACCCTATTGA
- the LOC131787103 gene encoding centrosomal protein of 70 kDa isoform X2: MNTRVESELLSLSGSYWNPYDHGRSEDDSPKTAGVMADWGAINRRLMHHGYQPVMVFPSGQLQESHGAVALEELSSKNLQNTLDKLMTESDRRQSMVQELISSSTRIQRDADEERERVYRHEMEIRDLKRKLEEEKLKVQEMEGVRLMELQRHGKEVQELKRTKTELVALQMQLQQKIAQREEEITILRHTCQGLDNVDVKRLDIENDVRGHSWKQSAEKRTAPDQKFSDVIDSYESKIFEMQQELKKLKKEMDSKTLSHVGSQSPTESELTAGSEVPPSYVDINTSTSKDRKTERKIQKEEKVQSTEKQLKECKMLIKLLESENTQLKLELESRPKFSDWKKVQKYNKQLERLLAQNNLSPPHKKHKDGRSKMDDVTSLKKRYSKHVEDLDFMPIDACRKHLKEVCSGLRVTDLRDITEKINSLNIIAENHLPMEKIMQDIMDIIKSKDTPNISVEILHQNGASHKSHCEKAWQCIVPTLNLWLTQLTGLQDLQGPINQLSFNLMPWKSNTLFEEDDTRPLTVQRIKEALEFLCLETRVSPSEIQTHTAEEISLDHLKSIVAHFQKLFDLNTVSGVFTRMNELYMRLGETCNAMNNMREFLGLDPTCKTSDVVNAVSKLSKARHLLKVEDLPNIMKRLDQYDEFYPAFQSMISELKKLLRVQDMDEIVTAVTALIKFPPY; encoded by the exons ATGAATACG AGAGTAGAAAGTGAGCTCCTCAGCCTCAGTGGATCTTACTGGAATCCTTACG ATCATGGAAGGAGTGAGGATGACAGTCCAAAGACA GCAGGTGTGATGGCTGATTGGGGTGCAATCAACCGTAGGCTTATGCATCATGGTTATCAACCTGTCATGGTGTTTCCATCTGGTCAATTGCAAGAAAGTCATGGAG CTGTTGCTTTAGAGGAGCTTTCATCCAAGAATTTACAGAACACTTTGGACAAGTTGATGACTGAGAGTGACCGAAGGCAGTCAATGGTGCAGGAGCTAATCAGCTCTTCAACCAGAATTCA GAGAGATGCCGATGAAGAAAGGGAAAGGGTTTATCGTCATGAAATGGAG ATCAGGgatctaaaaagaaaactggaagaAGAAAAGCTTAAAGTTCAG GAAATGGAGGGAGTTCGATTAATGGAACTTCAACGTCATGGAAAAGAAGTACAAGaactaaaaagaacaaaaactgaACTTGTGGCTTTGCAGATGCAGCTACAACAGAAAATTGCTCAAAGGGAGGAGGAAATCACAATTCTTCGGCACACATGTCAAGGTCTTGACAATGTG GACGTTAAAAGACTTGACATAGAAAATGATGTTAGGGGACACTCCTGGAAACAGTCAGCAGAGAAGAGAACTGCACCAGATCAAAA GTTTTCGGATGTAATTGACAGCTATGAATCAAAGATCTTTGAAATGCAGCAGGAacttaaaaagttgaaaaaagaaatggatagTAAGACTCTGTCTCATGTTGGAAGTCAAAGCCCTACTGAAAGTGAGTTGACTGCAGGAAGTGAAGTACCTCCATCATATGTAGACATCAATACTTCAACCAGTAAGGATAGAAAGACTGAACGTAAAAtacagaaagaagaaaaggtaCAG TCTACAGAGAAGCAGCTCAAAGAGTGTAAGATGTTGATCAAACTTCTTGAGAGTGAAAACACCCAACTCAAACTTGAGCTGGAATCCAG ACCTAAATTCAGTGATTGGAAGAAAGTGCAAAAATACAATAAACAGCTCGAAAGACTTCTAGCTCAAAATAACCTGAG TCCACCTCACAAAAAACACAAGGATGGAAGGTCTAAAATGGATGATGTgacttctttgaaaaaaagatacaGCAAACAT GTAGAAGATCTTGATTTTATGCCCATTGATGCATGCCGAAAACATTTGAAG GAAGTGTGTTCTGGGCTAAGAGTCACTGACCTCAGAGATattacagagaaaataaacTCGCTGAATATCATTGCAGAGAATCATTTACCCATGGAAAAG ATCATGCAAGACATCATGGATATTATTAAATCAAAGGATACCCCTAACATATCAGTTGAAATTCTGCACCAAAATGGTGCTTCACATAAATCCCACTGTGAAAAGGCATGGCAGTGTATTGTTCCAACTCTGAACCTCTGGCTTACACAACTTACAGGACTTCAA GATCTTCAGGGACCAATCAATCAACTGTCATTTAACTTGATGCCATGGAAATCAAACACATTGTTTGAGGAGGACGATACCAGACCTTTAACAGTACAGAGAATCAAAGAGGCACTTGAGTTTCTTTGCCTTGAAACTAGAGTCAGCCCAAGTGAGATACAGACTCACACTGCAGAAGAAATATCACTGGATCATCTAAAAAGCATTGTTGCTCACTTTCAGAAGCTGTTTGACTTAAACACTGTCAGTGGAGTATTTACACGAATGAATGAGCTCTATATGCGGCTTGGAGAAACATGCAATGCAATGAATAATATGCGAGAATTTCTTGGCTTAG ATCCAACTTGCAAAACTTCTGATGTAGTGAATGCAGTTTCTAAACTGAGTAAAGCTAGACATCTCTTGAAAGTCGAGGACCTTCCTAA CATTATGAAACGCTTGGATCAGTATGATGAGTTCTACCCAGCTTTCCAATCAATGATTTCTGAGTTGAAAAAGCTGTTGA GAGTTCAAGACATGGATGAAATTGTCACAGCTGTAACAGCACTCATCAAGTTTCCACCCTATTGA